The following coding sequences are from one Anabas testudineus chromosome 16, fAnaTes1.2, whole genome shotgun sequence window:
- the mboat1 gene encoding lysophospholipid acyltransferase 1 isoform X1 translates to MFTGIPMVTAMGYLTVCQVSRVFIFNYGILSTDFSGPLMIVTQKITTFAFQLHDGMCKKSEQLTPEQKRLAISVRPSLIEYLSYTLNFLGVLVGPCSDYQDYVDFIEGRHISKRLKQHSQTCNGQNGYDKTPDLSPLNAVCRKLLVCCGCMLFFLTVTRSLPITYNVNPQFVSTAPFLTRLTYAFFSIQAARPKFYFAWTLADAVNNAAGYGFSGIDENGKPSWELICNLNIVGIETATSFKTFIDNWNIRTGIWLKTVCYDRAPKHRLALTFLLSALWHGVYPGYYFTFITAIPITMAARAIRKSVRHHFLGSSGLKLGYDILTWAATQLAICYTVMPFLLLAVESTMTYYRSMYFHIHIISILAVIALNWKHKPREPAATTKTFSSASSFSSPSSDQCQPAHSNNNDKVH, encoded by the exons ATGTTCACAG GTATTCCTATGGTGACAGCTATGGGCTATCTGACCGTGTGCCAAGTGAGCCGAGTCTTCATCTTCAACTATGGGATACTGTCCACTGACTTCTCTGG GCCTCTGATGATAGTAACTCAGAAGATCACCACATTTGCTTTTCAGCTCCATGACG GTATGTGTAAGAAATCTGAACAACTGACCCCGGAGCAGAAGCGTTTGGCTATAAG TGTGAGGCCTTCTCTTATCGAGTACCTGAGTTACACTCTTAACTTTCTGGGTGTCTTGGTGGGACCGTGCAGCGACTATCAGGACTATGTAGACTTCATAGAGGGTCGGCACATCAGCAAGAGGCTCAAGCAGCACTCGCAGACATGCAACGGGCAGAATGGCTATGACAAGACACCAGACCTGTCACCGCTG AATGCCGTCTGTCGAAAGCTGCTGGTCTGCTGTGGCTGCATGCTGTTCTTCCTAACTGTGACACGGTCCTTGCCCATAACATACAACGTCAACCCCCAGTTTGTCAGCACTGCGCCCTTCCTCACCAGGCTCACCTACGCTTTCTTTTCCATACAAGCTGCAAGGCCCAAATTCTACTTTGCCTGGACACTAG CCGATGCAGTCAACAACGCTGCAGGTTATGGTTTCTCGGGCATAGATGAAAATGGAAAGCCGTCATGGGAACTCATCTGCAACCTCAACATCGTGGGGATTGAG ACTGCAACCAGCTTCAAGACTTTTATAGACAACTGGAATATTCGAACAGGAATTTGGCTCAAAAC AGTGTGTTATGACCGTGCCCCCAAGCACAGGTTGGCATTGACCTTTTTATTGTCTGCCCTGTGGCATGGTGTTTACCCTGGGTACTATTTCACCTTCATCACTGCTATCCCCATCACCATGGCAGCGCGAGCT ATACGGAAGTCTGTTCGCCACCACTTCCTGGGTTCCAGTGGCTTGAAGCTGGGTTACGACATCTTAACATGGGCAGCCACTCAGCTGGCCATCTGCTACACTGTCATGCCTTTTCTACTTCTAGCAGTGGAGTCCACTATGACCTATTACAG GTCTATGTACTTCCACATTCACATCATCAGCATTCTGGCTGTGATCGCCCTGAATTGGAAGCACAAACCCAGGGAACCTGCTGCCACCACGAAAACGTtttcctccgcctcctccttcTCATCTCCAAGCTCCGACCAGTGCCAGCCTGCTCACTCcaacaacaatgacaaagtgC
- the mboat1 gene encoding lysophospholipid acyltransferase 1 isoform X2 yields MGEQTDTAFKTTGSKWLLPVSEYLGFPLDQVNFLACQLFALAAAFWFRLYLSPGHANPLVRHAVATLLGIAFLIFCFGWYSAHILTVVVASYLIIIKADINNVHRYDISTVFTPPHTGIPMVTAMGYLTVCQVSRVFIFNYGILSTDFSGPLMIVTQKITTFAFQLHDGMCKKSEQLTPEQKRLAISVRPSLIEYLSYTLNFLGVLVGPCSDYQDYVDFIEGRHISKRLKQHSQTCNGQNGYDKTPDLSPLNAVCRKLLVCCGCMLFFLTVTRSLPITYNVNPQFVSTAPFLTRLTYAFFSIQAARPKFYFAWTLADAVNNAAGYGFSGIDENGKPSWELICNLNIVGIETATSFKTFIDNWNIRTGIWLKTVCYDRAPKHRLALTFLLSALWHGVYPGYYFTFITAIPITMAARAIRKSVRHHFLGSSGLKLGYDILTWAATQLAICYTVMPFLLLAVESTMTYYRSMYFHIHIISILAVIALNWKHKPREPAATTKTFSSASSFSSPSSDQCQPAHSNNNDKVH; encoded by the exons ATGGGCGAGCAGACGGACACTGCTTTCAAAACCACTGGATCCAAGTGGCTGCTGCCTGTCAGTGAATACCTGGGCTTCCCTCTCGATCAG GTGAATTTTTTGGCGTGCCAGCTGTTCGCCCTGGCTGCTGCCTTCTGGTTTCGGCTCTACCTCAGTCCTGGCCACGCCAACCCCCTCGTCAGACATGCTGTGGCCACCCTCCTCGGCATCGCCTTCCTCATCTTCTGCTTTGGATG GTACTCGGCTCACATCCTGACAGTGGTGGTTGCAAGTTACTTGATCATTATCAAAGCTGACATCAACAATGTTCACAG GTATGACATCTCAACTGTCTTCACTCCTCCACACACAGGTATTCCTATGGTGACAGCTATGGGCTATCTGACCGTGTGCCAAGTGAGCCGAGTCTTCATCTTCAACTATGGGATACTGTCCACTGACTTCTCTGG GCCTCTGATGATAGTAACTCAGAAGATCACCACATTTGCTTTTCAGCTCCATGACG GTATGTGTAAGAAATCTGAACAACTGACCCCGGAGCAGAAGCGTTTGGCTATAAG TGTGAGGCCTTCTCTTATCGAGTACCTGAGTTACACTCTTAACTTTCTGGGTGTCTTGGTGGGACCGTGCAGCGACTATCAGGACTATGTAGACTTCATAGAGGGTCGGCACATCAGCAAGAGGCTCAAGCAGCACTCGCAGACATGCAACGGGCAGAATGGCTATGACAAGACACCAGACCTGTCACCGCTG AATGCCGTCTGTCGAAAGCTGCTGGTCTGCTGTGGCTGCATGCTGTTCTTCCTAACTGTGACACGGTCCTTGCCCATAACATACAACGTCAACCCCCAGTTTGTCAGCACTGCGCCCTTCCTCACCAGGCTCACCTACGCTTTCTTTTCCATACAAGCTGCAAGGCCCAAATTCTACTTTGCCTGGACACTAG CCGATGCAGTCAACAACGCTGCAGGTTATGGTTTCTCGGGCATAGATGAAAATGGAAAGCCGTCATGGGAACTCATCTGCAACCTCAACATCGTGGGGATTGAG ACTGCAACCAGCTTCAAGACTTTTATAGACAACTGGAATATTCGAACAGGAATTTGGCTCAAAAC AGTGTGTTATGACCGTGCCCCCAAGCACAGGTTGGCATTGACCTTTTTATTGTCTGCCCTGTGGCATGGTGTTTACCCTGGGTACTATTTCACCTTCATCACTGCTATCCCCATCACCATGGCAGCGCGAGCT ATACGGAAGTCTGTTCGCCACCACTTCCTGGGTTCCAGTGGCTTGAAGCTGGGTTACGACATCTTAACATGGGCAGCCACTCAGCTGGCCATCTGCTACACTGTCATGCCTTTTCTACTTCTAGCAGTGGAGTCCACTATGACCTATTACAG GTCTATGTACTTCCACATTCACATCATCAGCATTCTGGCTGTGATCGCCCTGAATTGGAAGCACAAACCCAGGGAACCTGCTGCCACCACGAAAACGTtttcctccgcctcctccttcTCATCTCCAAGCTCCGACCAGTGCCAGCCTGCTCACTCcaacaacaatgacaaagtgC
- the LOC113170711 gene encoding transcription factor E2F3 produces MRRGISSAPDKVILAGVGGSPLDNNIILTTLSDRLNPGQSNATFIQIITTPPPCNVSQTSNVCLSEPQINNIYTTPQQAAANGTGQRPTLGRPPAKRRLALDDSDHQYQSEPARTPRGRGGATAARLKTPRTPKSPPEKTRYDTSLGLLTKKFVELLAQSSDGVLDLNLAAETLQVQKRRLYDITNVLEGIHLIKKKSKNNIQWMGCSLLEVEGALNQRQRLTAEVSALGEEEQRLEQLIQRCSLDVRHMSELQSNQKYAYVTYQDIKQLGNLRDQTVIVVKAPSDTKLEVPDPDESLSIHLTSTKGPIEVLLCPDEETDPRSPVKNGDTDINGNSPFLKVLQDSSCSTASPTTSLAPPSSSSAVSVTTLSPISSPYTSLLQQTEDQIPSSLGPFLNLGPPLLDQEDYLLGLGDDQGISDLFDAYDFDKMPSCLDDLLCS; encoded by the exons ATGAGAAGAGGGATCTCCTCGGCTCCGGACAAAGTGATTTTAGCGGGGGTTGGGGGCTCTCCTCTGgacaataatataattttaacaaCTCTCTCGGATCGTTTAAACCCCGGACAATCCAACGCTACGTTTATCCAAATAATAACCACCCCACCGCCTTGCAACGTTTCACAGAcatcaaatgtgtgtttatccGAACCTcagataaacaacatttacacaacTCCACAGCAAGCTGCAGCAAACGGAACAGGACAACGACCCACTTTGGGAAGACCGCCG GCAAAAAGGCGGTTAGCACTCGATGATTCAGACCATCAGTACCAATCTGAACCCGCCAGGACGCcgagaggcagaggaggggcCACAGCAGCACGGTTAAAGACGCCCAGAA CTCCCAAATCTCCACCAGAGAAGACGCGGTACGACACCTCCCTGGGCCTGTTGACGAAAAAGTTTGTGGAACTTCTTGCTCAGTCTTCAGATGGTGTTTTGGACCTCAATCTCGCTGCTGAAACCTTACAG GTACAAAAAAGGCGCCTGTATGATATCACCAATGTACTAGAAGGGATTCACCTAATCAAGAAGAAATCAAAGAACAACATTCAGTGGAT GGGCTGTAGTCTGTTGGAGGTAGAGGGAGCACTGAACCAGAGACAGAGGCTGACAGCAGAAGTTTCTGCGCTTggagaagaagagcagaggcTTGAACAACTTATCCAGAGATGCAGCCTGGATGTGAGACACATGAGCGAGTTGCAAAGCAACCAGAA GTATGCCTATGTAACGTACCAAGATATCAAACAGCTGGGAAACCTCAGAGACCAGACTGTTATTGTCGTCAAAGCGCCCTCAGACACCAAACTAGAAGTACCGGACCCTGATGAG AGTTTGTCCATCCATCTGACCAGCACCAAGGGTCCAATAGAAGTCCTGTTGTGCCCCGATGAGGAGACTGACCCCAGAAGCCCAGTAAAAAACGGAGACACTGACATCAATGGGAACTCTCCTTTTCTCAAAGTCCTTCAAG ATTCCAGCTGCTCGACCGCTTCTCCCACCACCTCCCTGGCtccaccctcctcttcctcagccGTCTCTGTAACTACCCTCTCTCCCATCTCATCCCCTTACACCAGTCTCCTCCAGCAGACAGAAGACCAGATCCCTTCTTCTTTGGGGCCTTTCTTAAACCTTGGGCCTCCTCTCCTGGACCAAGAGGACTACCTTTTAGGTTTGGGAGACGACCAAGGAATCAGCGACTTGTTTGACGCCTATGACTTTGATAAAATGCCGTCTTGCCTGGATGACCTCCTGTGCAGCTAG